Proteins encoded within one genomic window of Glycine soja cultivar W05 chromosome 1, ASM419377v2, whole genome shotgun sequence:
- the LOC114425261 gene encoding protein PAM71, chloroplastic-like, producing the protein MHSHSHPHTLPRPHSLLPSSFLLLLPPSSLRISNTKRLQSSTFALSQNETKFPTQPYKNSNNSPQSLAHISNCKFPLARPLVSSSHPPSTNSSTKLLNSMLLFAFLTLQPSYPALAASSDFSTIFGDIGDLSTGFASAFLLIFFSELGDKTFFIAALLAARNSAGVVFIGTFGALAAMTLISVVLGRTFHYVDEILPFRFGETDLPIDDIAAVCLLVYFGVSTLLDASSSDGQKSDEEQKEAELAVSEFSGNGAGILSAASTVASTFLLVFVAEWGDKSFFSTIALAAASSPLGVIAGALAGHGVATLLAVLGGSLLGTYLSEKVIAYIGGVLFLVFAAITLFEIVQ; encoded by the exons ATGCACTCTCACTCACACCCACATACCTTGCCACGCCCACATTCACTACtcccttcttcttttcttcttcttcttcctccttccTCTCTCCGCATCTCCAACACTAAGAGGCTGCAATCCTCAACTTTCGCCCTCTcccaaaatgaaacaaaattccCAACGCAGCCTTACAAGAATTCCAACAATTCGCCTCAATCACTTGCTCACATCTCCAATTGCAAATTCCCCTTGGCTCGGCcccttgtttcttcttctcatCCCCCTAGTACTAATTCATCCACCAAGCTTCTCAACTCTATGCTGCTCTTCGCCTTCCTCACACTTCAACCCTCTTATCCTGCACTTGCTGCTTCTTCTGACTTCTCCACTATATTTGGGGATATTGGTGACTTAAGCACAGGTTTTGCTTCA GCGTTTCTGCTAATATTTTTCTCTGAACTGGGAGACAAGACCTTTTTCATTGCA GCGCTACTAGCAGCTAGGAACTCAGCTGGTGTTGTTTTTATTGGAACATTTGGCGCACTTGC GGCAATGACTCTGATATCTGTTGTCCTTGGACGAACCTTTCATTATGTTGATGAAATCTTGCCATTCag GTTTGGAGAAACTGATTTACCCATTGATGATATTGCTGCTGTTTGCCTATTG GTGTACTTTGGGGTCTCTACCCTGCTGGATGCCTCATCTAGCGATGGCCAAAAATCAGATGAAGAGCAGAAGGAG GCAGAACTAGCAGTTTCTGAATTTTCTGGAAATGGTGCTGGGATACTATCTGCTGCTAGCACAGTTGCCAGTACTTTTCTCTTAGTTTTTGTTGCTGAATGGGGCGACAAGTCATTTTTCTCCACAATTG CCCTtgcagcagcttcttctccccTTGGAGTCATAGCTGGAGCACTGGCTGGTCATGGTGTTGCAACTTTG CTAGCTGTACTTGGGGGTTCTTTACTTGGGACGTATTTGTCAGAGAAG
- the LOC114425161 gene encoding cation/H(+) antiporter 18-like, with the protein MASNATSKNACPPPMKATSNGAFQGDDPLDFALPLAILQICLVLVVSRGLAYLLKPLRQPRVIAEIIGGIILGPSALGRNKSYMQNVFPPRSLTVLDTLANIGLIFFLFLAGLELDLKSLRQSGNRVLAIAMAGISLPFVIGIGSSFVLKQTIAKGADSAAFLVFMGVALSITAFPVLARILAELKLLTTNVGRTAMSAAAINDIAAWILLALAVALSGHDRSPLVSLWVFLAGCGFVICAILIVPPIFKWMSQRCHEGEPVEEVYICATLAAVLAAGFVTDAIGIHAMFGAFVVGILVPSDGPFASALVEKVEDLVSGLFLPLYFVSSGLKTNVATIKGAQSWGLLVFVIFTASFGKILGTLVVSLFCKVPFNEALVLGFLMNCKGLVELIVLNIGKDRKVLNDQTFAIMVLMAVFTTFITTPLVTAVYKPARKGKIVDYKYRTIGRKNANSQLRILTCFHGARNIPSMINLIEASRGIRKGDALCVYAMHLKEFSERSSTILMVHKARRNGLPFWNKGHHADSNHVIVAFEAYRQLSQVSIRPMIAISSMNNIHEDICATAERKGAAVIILPFHKHQRLDGSLNITRNDFRWVNKRVLEHAPCSVGIFVDRGLGGTSHVSASNVSYRVTVLFFGGGDDREALAYGTRMAEHPGIRLLVIRFVGEPMNEGEIVRVDVGDSTGTKLISQDEEFLDEFKAKIANDDSIIYEEKVVKDGAETVAIICELNSCNLFLVGSRPASEVASAMKRSECPELGPVGGLLASQDYPTTASVLVMQQYQNGAPINFTISDSEMEEHVPDRDSESA; encoded by the exons ATGGCTTCCAATGCCACATCTAAAAATGCTTGCCCACCGCCAATGAAAGCCACATCAAACGGCGCGTTTCAGGGTGACGATCCTCTTGATTTCGCGCTTCCCCTTGCTATTTTACAGATATGCCTTGTTCTTGTAGTCTCAAGGGGACTGGCATATCTTCTTAAACCTTTAAGGCAACCTAGAGTTATTGCAGAAATCATT GGAGGAATAATTCTCGGGCCATCAGCACTTGGACGGAATAAAAGCTATATGCAGAATGTTTTCCCACCCAGGAGTCTTACAGTATTAGATACTTTAGCAAACATTGGCCTTATATTCTTTCTATTCTTAGCGGGCCTGGAGTTAGATCTTAAATCTCTGCGTCAATCTGGAAATCGAGTTCTTGCTATTGCTATGGCTGGAATAAGCCTACCCTTTGTAATAGGAATTGGTTCATCATTTGTTCTAAAACAAACAATTGCCAAAGGTGCAGATAGTGCAGCATTCCTTGTATTTATGGGTGTTGCTCTGTCCATAACTGCATTCCCCGTATTAGCCCGTATTTTGGCTGAGTTGAAACTTCTAACCACAAATGTTGGCAGAACAGCTATGTCAGCTGCAGCAATTAATGATATAGCTGCCTGGATTCTGCTTGCTCTGGCCGTTGCCTTGTCAGGCCATGACCGATCTCCACTCGTGTCATTGTGGGTCTTCTTAGCCGGGTGTGGTTTTGTCATTTGTGCAATCCTTATTGTCCCTCCAATTTTCAAATGGATGAGCCAACGATGCCATGAAGGTGAACCAGTTGAGGAGGTATACATATGTGCTACATTAGCTGCTGTTCTGGCTGCTGGGTTTGTAACAGATGCTATAGGAATCCATGCCATGTTTGGTGCTTTTGTTGTCGGAATTTTGGTCCCAAGTGATGGACCGTTTGCCAGTGCTCTTGTGGAGAAAGTAGAGGATCTTGTGTCTGGTCTATTTCTTCCACTTTATTTTGTGTCAAGTGGATTGAAGACTAATGTAGCCACCATCAAGGGGGCGCAATCATGGGGTCTTCTGGTTTTTGTTATATTTACAGCTTCGTTTGGGAAGATTCTTGGAACTCTTGTTGTTTCACTTTTCTGTAAAGTACCTTTTAATGAGGCTTTGGTGTTGGGGttcttgatgaattgcaagggCTTGGTTGAATTAATAGTCCTCAACATCGGTAAAGATAGAAAG GTTTTGAATGATCAGACTTTTGCCATTATGGTTCTTATGGCTGTCTTTACTACCTTCATCACCACTCCTCTCGTGACTGCTGTGTATAAGCCTGCAAGGAAGGGAAAAATAGTTGATTACAAATATAGAACAATTGGAAGGAAAAATGCAAATAGCCAACTGAGGATTCTTACCTGCTTCCACGGTGCAAGAAATATTCCATCAATGATAAATTTGATTGAGGCTTCAAGAGGAATCCGGAAGGGTGACGCACTTTGTGTGTATGCAATGCACCTTAAAGAATTCTCTGAGAGGTCCTCAACAATATTAATGGTACATAAGGCAAGAAGAAATGGGTTGCCATTTTGGAACAAAGGCCATCATGCAGATTCTAACCATGTTATTGTGGCATTTGAGGCTTACAGGCAACTAAGCCAAGTGTCTATTCGGCCAATGATTGCAATCTCATCTATGAACAACATACATGAAGACATTTGTGCAACTGCTGAGAGGAAGGGTGCCGCAGTCATTATTCTTCCATTTCATAAGCATCAAAGATTGGATGGTTCACTAAATATCACTAGAAATGATTTTCGATGGGTTAACAAAAGGGTACTTGAGCATGCACCATGCTCAGTTGGAATCTTTGTTGATCGTGGGCTTGGTGGTACATCTCATGTCTCTGCAAGTAATGTTTCATATCGTGTTACAGTGCTTTTCTTTGGTGGTGGTGATGATCGTGAAGCCCTTGCTTATGGAACTCGTATGGCTGAGCACCCTGGCATCAGATTGCTGGTTATTCGCTTTGTAGGAGAACCAATGAATGAAGGAGAGATTGTAAGAGTTGATGTGGGTGACTCCACTGGCACCAAATTAATCTCACAGGACGAGGAATTCCTCGATGAATTTAAGGCGAAAATAGCCAATGATGACTCCATCATCTATGAAGAGAAAGTAGTAAAAGATGGTGCAGAAACAGTTGCTATTATCTGTGAGTTGAATAGCTGCAATCTGTTTCTTGTGGGTTCAAGGCCAGCTAGTGAAGTTGCCAGTGCTATGAAAAGAAGTGAATGCCCTGAACTAGGACCTGTTGGTGGTTTGTTGGCATCACAAGATTACCCCACAACAGCATCTGTTTTGGTGATGCAACAGTATCAAAATGGGGCGCCAATAAATTTTACTATCTCAGACTCAGAAATGGAGGAACACGTACCTGATCGGGATTCGGAATCTGCTTAA